CGTATTAGATCCCTTGAAAATGCTTTTGGATTTCCAGTTGGCTTTAGTGATCATAGTGACGGATTAACGGCTGCCTTAGGTGCTTCAATATTAGGTGCTTGTTGGATTGAAAAACACTTCACTTTAAACAAGGATTTACATGGCCCAGATCATTGGTTTTCCATGAACCCAGACGAATTACGTACCATGATTGGAAGTATAGATACTTTAAAGTTAATGCTCGGTGATTCTTCAATTGTACCAACAACTGTTGAATTAAGGTCTAGGGAACAATATCGACTTTCTTGTGTTGCTTCTCGCGATTTACCCGAAGGTCATAAAATTTGCGAAGAGGACATAGTGTTTCATCGCCCAGGTACAGGTTTGCCACCGACATATTCTGATCTATTAATAGGTTTGACGTTAAAGGCACCCTTGGGCAGAGGTACTCAATTAACACTCAGCTGCTTCAATTAAACACTCTTGTATTCCAGTAATAATGAAAATTTCACTAATTAGAGCTGATAATAAGCATAAAAGAGTGCTATACGATTGGCGAAATATTCCAGAGATTGTAAAGCTTGGTAGTTCGAATAGTAAAGTGACTTGGGATGAGCATTCTGAATGGTTCGATGAGTTAATTGTTGACCCCCAGCGTCTTCAATTAATAATATTGTTGAATGGCAATATGGCCGGTCAAGTTCGCTTCACTTACGATTCTAACTATAAAGCTGCTACTATATCTATTTTTATTTTACGCAATTATCGTGGCCTTGGCTTAGGTAAGCTAATTATTAATCAATCTTGTCTCTATGCGATCTCCTACTTTGAGTCGCTGATGTATATTACTGCTTCTGTTCTTAACTCAAATCTTCGCAGTTTAAATACTTTTAAGAGTGTTGGATTTGTTGAAAATACAATTTTTGACTGTCAGCACAACCGTTCAACAGAGACTTGCTTTTTGTTGAAAGCCTCAGAAATTATAGACACCTAATGTTTAACAATGATTGCTCCCATCACTCGCTGACACCATCATCAAATGTCCTCTAGTCCAATTATTCCGCATAATTCAGTTCACGTTGACAGCAAACACATTGAATCTGTTATAGATACTGTTTCTAGTGGTTATTGGGCAGGTGGTGATAGGTTACTCTCACTTGAACAGTCACTCTCTCATTATTTTTCTGTCAGTTGTTGTGTTGGAGTTAAGAGTGGTTATTCAGCAATTAAACTTTCACTTATTGCTTTAGGTGCTGGTCCAGGTTCTTTAGTTCTTTTGCCAGCTTACTCGTGTGTTGCGTTAGTCAATGCTATTTTAGCTATCAATGCAGTTCCTATTCCCATTGACTGTAGTTTGCATGATTGGAATATTGATCCTTATTCAATACCATCTGAGCTGCATCATAAAAATCACTTCTTAATTGCTGTTAATACCTTCGGATATCCATCAAATGTTGATTGCTTGGTAAAACTAGGATTCAGAGTAATAGAAGACATTACTCATGGTTTTTCTTTTACTTATAATCGAAAACTAAAGCATTACTCTCCTTGCCTGAAAGGACACATATGCATTACATCTTTTTATCCGACGAAGCTAATTTCAAGTGCTGATGGTGGTGCTATTTTTACTAATGACTCAGCGGTTAAGTCAAAAATTTTAGAACTTAGGAATTATACAGATTTAATGCCATCAAAATATAATTCAAATGAGGTACTTAATAACCTTTCCGCTGCGTTAGCTTGTGTTAGCCTTGATCGCTTAGATCGTGACCTGAGATTGCGCAATCATTTATCTCAACAATATTTATATTCACTCAAAGCTAACCCACAAATCAATCATTATCCCCCCTCTGATATCCCTAGGGTTTGGTACCGTTTTGTCCTTCAATTAGTTCATTTTGACGTTGATGATATTATCAACCGATTACAAGAATATGGTGTTCTCGCAGCAAGACCTGTGGAGAATTGGATTGATGATGTAGAATATAAATATCCAAACGCGCACAAACTTCTTCAATCTTCTATATCTCTACCACTCTATTGTGGATTAACTATCCCGCAAATTCAACGAGTTTGTACCTCCTTAATTTCATCACTTAAATGAATAACTCTGACTGGTCATCTAGTGTTCAATCTATTCAGAAATATTACAGATCTTTATATGCCCAGTATGGCGATAATCCCCGCAGTTGTGATTACGGTTTGCCAGAGTCTCAGATCACAAAGTTTAAAGCTATAAGTGAAGTCGTCGATTTAAATAATAAATCGCTCTTAGATGTCGGATGTGGCTTGGGTAACTATTATGAGTTCATAAATTGTCGATTTGAAGGCGTTTCTTATAATGGAATTGACATCTGTGACTTTTTTATTGAAAAAGCGAAGATCAATAATCCAGGTGTTAACTTTTTCGCATCAGATATTTTTTCTGATCAATATCAACCCAATTCATATGATGTTGTCACAGCTAATGGTATTTTTTATCTACTTAAAAAATCCCCCGTTGATTTTATGAATTCGCTAATTTCACGGATGTTTTATATCGCTTCTACTGCTGTAGCTTTTAATTCTTTGTCAACTTGGTGTATTGATAAAGATGATAATGAATTTTATGCCGACCCATTTTTTACTCTAGATTTCTGTCGCACTCTTACTCCTTGGGTGACATTAAGATCAGACTATCACTCTCGGGACTTTACTATTTATATGTTCAAAAATCGTCAGTTATGAAAGTTTCAATTAATCAACCTGCATATTTGCCTTGGCCTGGTTATTTTGATCGCATCAACAAGGCTGACCTTCATATTGTTTTAGATCACGTACAATTTGAAAAGAATAGCTTTGTTAATAGAAATAAGGTTCTTCAAAAAAATACGCCTATTCTTCTTACAGTTCCTATTAAAACAAAGGGCTCTTTCGGTAATCTTGCAATAAATAATCTTGAGATCGACAATAGCAAGAATTGGCGCAGAAAACATCATCAAACAATCTATGCTTGCTATAAAAAGACTGAATATTTTGCAATTTACAAGGATTTTGTGGATAATCTCTTTTCATCATCTCATTCTACCTTTTCAGATATCTTGTCCTTCAGCCAAGATAATCTTCTTGAATATTTAGGGATTACTACTCCCATTGTCTACTCTTCAACTTTAGATGTTTCTTCAACTAAATCTAATCTCATCTTAGATTTATGTAAAATGTTTAATACTACTGAATACTTATCAGGGCCTTATGGTATTAATTACTTAGATGAAGATTCCTTTACTGCTAATGGAATTTCTGTTTCTTACCACCATTATATGCAACAGTCCTATCCTCAAGGCACGGGAAATTTTATTCCTAATCTTAGTATTTTAGATATGATATTTAATTGTGGACCAAATAGTTTTCAATACCTTCCATCATTAGATTAATGTCTCTTTTAAGAATTCTCTTTAGGTACCTAAAAAGAAAATCTTTGTCACCCTCCTTAGAAGTACTCTTAATTGTTGCAAAAGCTAATCAAGTTGCATTGTTTTGTATTTTTCTTGGCTCATTTTTAAGCGCACTGCTTGAGTCTGTAACTTTACTGGCAATTTATTCTCTTATCGAAGCTATATCCGTACCATTGAGTAATTATAACTCTACTTTTATTCTCAAGCAACTAACGTCATTACTTGGTAGTTTGTATTTTATTCCTTCAATTGCTTCTAACTTGCGTGCTTTTGTTATTGCTGCTGTTTTATTATTGCTTATTTTGGTGCTCATTTTACAGGCTGGTTTTAGCTATTTAAGTGAGTTTTCAACAGGTATTTTTGCAGCAAGATCCTCAGTGGCTGTAAGCAGCTCTATTTTTGCCGGAATATTGCATACTGATTTGTCATATATTAACAAGCTCAAAACTGGTGATTTGATATCCTACGTTGAAAAATCTTCACTTGCCATACAAACTCAGGTAAATTGTTATGGCAACATAATGACAAGTTTTCTGCTCTCTACAAGTTATATTATTATTGCTCTTTCATTGTCTCCATATATATCTTTAATTGTTTTAGTTATGGGGTTGGTGATTTATTCAATTCAGCATTTTGTGCAGCCTAAAGTCAATAAATTTTCTTCTAAAATGGTTTCCTCACAGGTTAAAGTATCAGAATCTCTAGTTGAATATCTTTCTAATCTAAAGCAGATATACCTGAATGACACTAGATTATTAGCTATAGAGGATTTTGAAAAATCATTGAGTGTCTATTGTAGATCACAAATTAAGCATTTTTCTTATTTTTCACTTCAGTCACCCTTAGTCAGCACTTTACCGCAGGTTTTAATTATATTCGTAGGCTTTGTCTATTTACTTAATTCGACAATTATTCCTTCATCAATTCTTCCTTTACTTGCGACCTTTCTGCTTTCAATTCAAAGACTTAACGGGAGACTTAATATCTTATTCAAGAATTTTACAAAATTAGCTAGTAATCTCCCAAGTATGGAAAGAATTGATGACATACTCAAGCTCTCTCACCAATATCCGTTTCGTTCTGCCGGCCTATCTCCTCCAATCTCTCCTAATATTTCGATATCATCATTGTATTTTACTTATCCATTATCTACACATCCTGCACTAACAGACATTAATCTGTCTATTCCTTTTAATACTACATTAGCTTTGATTGGTAAGAGCGGAGCCGGCAAATCAACTCTTTTGGAACTCATATCTGGTTGGTTTTTACCTGATTCAGGTCATGTTAATTTAAATGGTTGTTCATTGCTATCCATCAGTCAGGATCAATGGCTTAAGAATATCTGCTATGTTCCACAGTCACCATCTTTGTTTAACGCTACTATCGCTGAAAATATTTCTCTTTTAAAAGATTATGACGCAAACTTGCTATCTAAAGCATTAGCTTACGCCAATTTAGATGATCTAATTTCTTCGTTGCCTTTAGGTGTAAACACCATTATTCAGGAAAATTCTTCAAATTTCAGTGGTGGACAAGTTCAAAGAATTGCCCTTGCTCGAGCATTTTATAAGCAGCCAACTATACTTTTATTTGATGAACCTACAAGTGCACTTGATCAATCTAACCAATCCTTGATATTTAATTCACTATTAGAATACCATCAAAATCATCTATGTACTATCGTTGTGGTTACTCATGATATTAAAAGTGCCTCTAGATTTGACAATATCATTGGTTTAGATAGTGGTTCTGTAATATTTCAGGGCTCACATACGGAACTCTCCTCTTACTCACAAGAATATAGTCGCTTATGGCATGAATGTTCATAGCCCCTTTGTGTTATTATATCATCTAATCAGATTTGCTTTATGATAAATGCATTGGCTTGTCGATCGATTGATAATAATACCTATTATAGTCTCAAAGATAATGGAATTTTCATACGCTCTATTATTAGTGGATCGATATCGCCTAGCTTAATTACAGAGTTGGTATACGACGACCGAGAACTGTCAGGTAATTCTATCCAAGGTTCTGAAATTGAAGATTTTGATACTGATAAACTAGATGCATCCTTTCTTTCTTCATATTTTAAATATTTTTTGTATGCCGCCTTCCGTGAACCGATTTGTCAAGGCAAGTCCGATGAAGAGTTGTTTGAATTTTATCAATTCCTCGTTTTTAATATTTGTTGTTTAATTAAACGCAGGAACATAGACATTATCCTTTTCGGTACTGTTCCTCATCGAATTGTTTCCCTGGCAGCACATGTCGCATGTTTAATTACAAGTACGCGTCCTTTATTTCCTTATCATAATTCCCTTATACTGGAATCTTCTGATTTGAAAAGGCGTTTTGCCGCTTCTTTCATCTGCTCAGAATATAGTGATATATATCGGCTTCCTTTAAAATATCTGCAAAAAGTTTCCGGTTGTTATACACCGGAAGAAATTCTTAGCCTCTCGGTTAAGAGTAATAATTACACCAAAAATAGCACTTCTAGAGGTTTTCTTTTTCGCTCTTTGTGCCTCTTAATGCAGTTAAAGCGGTTATTCGTTTCATCAAATCTTTCTTACTCCTTTTTCCCTTTTTTAGCTCGCTTTAATTCTCTTTTTTCCATCTTGTACTCATTCTTTCAATACGAACGGGCATGTCGTTACTATATTCATCATTCTATTAGAGATATAACTGATCGTAACTATATTGTTCTAGTTGTTAATCGCAAGCCAGAAGCGACTCACAGTCCTCTTGGTGGCAATTATATCGATGAAGCTCGTGTTCTCTCTGTTTTATTAGAAGCTTCATCTAGACTTGACTGCCTTATTCTTCTCAAGGAACATCCCTCTACTATTAATTCTGGGTTTACTCTTGGCACGTGTTTGAGTACTACTAACTATATGAATTATAAGATGCTTAGTGATAGAATTGTTTTCGCTCATCCTTCTTTCAAGGATGCCCATTTGAGAGAAAATTGTATTGCTGTTGCCTGTACAACTCAATCAGCGGGCCTTGAAGCCTGTTTCAAAAAGAAGAAAGTAATAGTCTTTGGCTATACATGGTGGTCACGTGTGTTTAATGCTCATTGCTTTAAATCTGTAAGTTTACTGACTGAATACTTATTATCTTCGAATCCATCTGATTTACCACATACTGTTGCTGGTAGGTTTCCTGTTCCCGACCTTCGTTCTCTTGAGCCTTGTAAGTTTTCCGAAACATATTCCAAAATGATCAAACAATCATTGGATTTCTTATGATTTCCTTATTTCTTTTCTCCATTCCTGGTGAAGTCGTTCCTTCGTTTAGACATTATTTCCACCCTGTAAGGGATCTTGTTTTTGTTAATGGCTTTTTAACATCATCTCCGATGAAAGAGGAGAATGAATATTCACATTTGTGTATTGATGATCTTTATTTTCCCCATCGTCACCGTCTTTATATATCTGACCCTCATCAACCTCCATCTGGTTTTTGGAATTTTATATCCTCTAGAGAGGTAACTCTTTCACGATCTATTAGACGATTCATTTATTGTAAATCATATTCAGAAAGTCTTGAGTTGATTCGTATTTATGCGTCATTTTGGTTTACTTATTTTTCTGAGAATCATTCTGATATTTATATTTTCCCTTCCACTCCTCATCGTGGTGTTGACAATATTGCATTAGAAGTTCTTCTTTATTTAAAAAAGAAGGTAGTATTTCTTACCGATTTCTCAACCTTAGGTTCTGTTCTTGTTTCAGCTATTAAGATTGGCCCTCCAGCTAATAAGCCAGTTCTTAATGGTTTAGCTGCCTCTATTGCATCCTCATATATTGATCTAGTAAATACTAAGCATAGTGAGGCTTCGGCTAACAATCAGTACCACATGACATCATCTCCCAACAGTTTTAATTATATATTTTATTTATTTGATTCTTTATTTTACCTTTCAAAGTTTATCTGTCGGTCTGCCTTTTCTTTGTTTAAGCATTTGCTATGTATATTAGGGTTTATTAAACCTGTCAAGCCTAGGCGGTACTATTATTCTTCCCATTTTGGTGTTTGTAGGTACAGTGCTTTTTCAGTATCTGTTCAACGGCTTTTTGTCCATCTCAATAAGTGCTCTGTTCTAATCTCGTTGTTCTTTACTAAAAAGGCCGATGTAGAATCAGGTGATATACTTCTCTGTTCTCACGGCCAGCCTGAGGCCTGTGTTAACCCTTTATTATCAATTTTGGGTTATCCGTCAACACAATGTCTATTCTTACGTCTCGTTTTCCCTAGTAAACGAATAATCGTAAAACATCATCCTCGTATCTATAATTTTAAAATTCCTGAATTTAATTGGGACGGCTCTTCCCCTTCTCTCATCAAGAATTTTTCTAATGTGTATATCACCGAGCCTTCTTCTGTAATCAATTATGATAATAACAGCCTTATCATTTCTGGTTGTGGCTCATCCTCTGCTTTTTCAGCTGCTTATGGGCATAAATCCTATCACCTAGTCCATTCTCCTTTAAGTCTTATTTTACCTCAATTAAATGTGTTGTCTTTGGATAAATCAAACATTCAGCTTCAGCCCATCTCCAATTCACCTGTTTTCTTGACCAATTGTTCTATGTATAGCTTACTTAGAAATGTAAGAAATCATAGACCCATTTTTAACGATGATCAAATTATTAGTAATCTCTTAGGCTGTCCTCGTAAACTAGCTTCTATCCTTTCTACTATTTAATAAATCATGCTTAGTCGTCGTAGAAAAATGCTTGATATGTTGCTTAGCAAATACTCTCCCACGTTATCTCCTCCGATTCTTGATGCTGGTGGTAAAAAAGTCAATAAACGTGGTAGCTTTGATCTTTATGATTATTTTGATACCAGAGATATAACCACTGTTAATATCGATATATCTACTCACCCTGATATAGCATCGGATTTCTTATTGCTTGACTCTGATTTAGATAATTTCTTCAAGAGTGCCTTATGTATTGAGGTCCTCGAGCATGTTCAACATTATGATAAATTTATTTTTAAGCTCTCGGAACTCACTGCTTCCAGCTCTCGCATATTGATTTCTGTCCCTTGGCTTGTTCCCATTCATTCTGATCCTTTCGATTATTGGAGGTTTACTCCTTCTGCTCTTACTTTATTGTTTAATGATAGTTCTTTTGAAATTGAGTCTCTCTATTGTATGGGGAATATTTTCGATGTTTGTTTAGATCTACTTCAATTTTATTTGCATACTTTTAAGCATCGTCGATATATACTTCGTTTTTGGGCCATGTTTAAATCTTCTCTTGATACTGTACTGCCCCCTCGTGCGCTCAAAGTAGATGATATACATTCTACTAATAATTATTTTATTTCAACAGGTTGGTTCTTCGTTTTGAGGAAAAAATAGTTGTGATTTCTATTACCGATGGTGCGAGATGGTCTCTTGATCAAGATAAGATTCTTTTAACGAACTATTTTAATGGCTGGCTCAACTCTTTATCTCCATTCAATAAATTTAGGGCTTCTGTTTTCCCTTTAGTTTATTTTGTCAGCAGAGATTCATTATTCAAATTTCCCTACAAATACTTACCACGCTTCATGCCTTTTGCTTTAGATTATTATCATGGTGATCCTTTTTCCGACGATAAATATAAACAATATTCACGTTTTTTGCTTAGTCTGTATTCTCGAAAGAAAATACCATCTTTTGGGATCCGTGTTTCAAACAAATCAATGTTCCACAAATTTCAATCTTCCATCTTAGGTGACTTTACATATTGTATTCCTATACCTATCGATACTCAACTTTTCTCACCCTGTTCTTCTGAGTATAAGTATTTTTATCGTAGAAGCTTGTCAATTTCTGACAGAGAATTTGTCGTCGGTTCCTTTCAAAAAGATGGTGTAGGGTGGCAGAGTGGCCTTGATCCAAAACTAATCAAAGGTCCCGACTTATTTGTGAAGGCCATTCTTCATCTCAGTACAATTTCATCTAGACCCATCACTGTTTTACTTACTGGACCTAGCAGAGGTTATGTAATTAATAATCTTCGCGAAAATGACATTCGTGTTCTTCACTTTTATCCAGATGACTTTCGTCAGTTGCCTCCCTTTTATCATGCATTAGACGCTTATCTTGTAAGTTCCCGTGAGGAAGGTGGACCTAAGGCCGTTTTAGAGTCAATGGCTTCAGGTATACCTCTAGTATCTACAGCCGTAGGTCAGGCACCTGATGTTCTCTGTCATGGACATAACGGATACCTTACATCCTTGGATCCCATTGAGATGGCACAATGTCTTTTGAGTATCCAGCATAATGATGACATCGATCAGTTAACTTCTAATGCCTATTTTTCAGCCTCAAGATATAGTAACAAAATGATGCAGCCACTCTGGAACACGTTATTTAATTCTCTCATCTTTAGATCATGAGAATTCTCTATCCTTTGCGCAACAGGCCTTGGGGTGGTGGAAACCAGTTTTTGATCGCTCTTAATAAGTTCTTTACAGAGTTCACTGATCACTCAACAGACAATGTTTATCTTGTCAATAGTCATCAAATTTCTATAAGTATTCCATTATTAAAAGCAATTTTATTACCACACAAACGTCTTATTCATCGTATTGACGGTCCGTTATCTTCAGTTCGTGATTCCAATAATATTTTTACAGATCTTGCGATTTATATTTTTTCATTATTCGTTGCAGATGGCGTTATATTTCAATCTTCTTGGAGTAAACGTCAACATACAAGGCTACCTTTTGGCTCATTAGTTCCACGGCATGCCTGCACAATTGTCAATGGTGTCGATTGCGACATCTTTAATTCGAAGCTTAGAACATCTCACTTTTCCAGCAATGTAATAAAAATTGTTTGTAGTTCTTGGTCTCCCTCTCTCAAAAAAGGTTCTTATAAATTTTGTCAATTAGCATCTAATTTTTGCGGCACTAATACCCAATTCACTTTTATTGGCAACCTTCATCCCTCTTGTGATCAGTCAAGCATAATACATATACCACCTCTAACAAGTGCAAATTTATCTCTTGAGCTCCAGAAGCACGATCTTTTTGTTTCGTTTAGCCAAGACGATCCCTGCTCAAATGCCCTTCTTGAATCTGTTGCTTGTGGATGTTGCCCTCTTGTCCTTTCCAGCGGTGGTAATGCTGAAATCATAGAATTAACTGGTGGTTATATATTTACTTCCCCAGATGATATATGTTCATTTCTTCATGAATTCATTGATAACCCTGTCAATATTCCTTTGATCCCTCGTTATATCAACATTGTTGGTCGAGAGTATAATTTATTTATTTCTCAGGTCCTCTCAGCTAAACGTTCAAATTTTCTGCTATTGCGACTTTTATTTTTATGTTTATTTCTTATCTTAGTCAAATCTTGTACTTTGATCGCGCAAGCTTATGCTTTTTTCTCAGTTCTCAAGGCTCACTTTCCTAGGTTGTGGCAAAAGATATTTTTCAACTTATGAGCCTCACATCAAATTTATTCAATCCATTTTCCCTTCCTTATCTATATTTTCAATTAGTCGTAGATCGCCCTTCTCTATCTATGTCTTTCTTAAGCAAATTCTTTGTGATCGCGTTGGTAGTTTAATCATTGTTTCCACATCCTCTTCCAACCGCATAATTGATTGTCTCCCTCACCTTACCATCAATACTATCATTTTTGTTGATGGACCACCATTGTCTTTTATCGAGTTATTTATTGCTCTACCTTTATTAATCCTTGGCATCCAATTTTATCATACAGAAGACCAATGTTTTAAGACTGATCATATAGCATCATGCATATTATTTCCAATTTTATTGCCACACCGCAATGATCAACCGCATCATCCTTTCGTTAATAATGGCGTCGAAGATATTAATCATTCTATTATGCGGTTTTTTCACATTGCTTATACCTCGCGCTTATCTTTATTTTCTCTTGTCTTTTCTATTAAGTTGACACAATATTATTTTATTTTGAGCGCAAGATCTCGTTGTTTTTATTCTACTTATACAAAGACTCCTATCACATCTGATTGTTTTCCTGTAGATGCTATATCTATACCATTTGCTCCTTTTTCGCCCTCTAAGTCTCCTAGAACTCTTTTAATGCTTGTTTCTATTTTGTCATGTCACGACAATTATTCCACTTTCCCTAATCTATATGTTTCTGCTTGTGCTAGATTACTATTAACTCATCTACGCCTCAAAAAACTTTTTTTTAAATATTAGCGATGACTCAAGTGTCAACCATATCTCCCATTTCTAGCGCTGGGACAATATGGAGAAATGGTTTTTTACAATCTTCACTCGCAGATACTTCATCTTTTAACAAATTCTGTTCCAAGACTATTACAGCAAATAATAATATTTCATTATTTGAATCTCAAAGCAAACAGAATGGCACTCTTACACTGAAGCACTGCGTGCTTTCGCAGTCTTTGTATTTTATAGATTTATTATTCGAATCCTCAATTTTCAAGGATTTATATTCTATTTTTGGAACAACTCCTCTGCTGACTAATTTTAAGCACTTTCAGTCTATTGGTAAGCTTAAGTCTCTTCAATGGCATAGGGATACTTATGTCTCGAATAAAAATGATATAGGTAATATGCCCCCCGTACTAAAGTTAGCTGTCTATACTTCTGACATTCGTCCCTTTGATCCTGCACTTCAGCTTATAAAGTATTCACATCGAGTTAATTTTGACAACGCTATATTTGATAGGCTATTTTCGTTGTCTAACCTTAACAAGATTACTGTTAATGCTCGTATAGGTGATTATATAATTTTCGATTCTTCTTTATTGCATCGCCGGCGTCCCTGCCATTCTTCTAATGGGTATAGATCTGTTACTATCTATGCTTTTACGCCTCACACATTTATTCAGTCTAAATATTTAGCTTGCGAACATACTAATACTTATCTTAACTATTATAATAGTCTTATACCTCAATGAAATTAGCTTTATTCCTTACTTTTGGTATGTCTCTCTCAGCATGGGAGCGTTTAGGTTTATTAGAGCGTGAGCTTAAACCATATTTTCTTTTGTCACAACGAGGTGCCCATACTACTATTTTTTCATATTCATCATACGATTGTGAATTTGAATTTGCATCACAGTATCAAGTTAAGCTTGTGACCCTTTGTCCTCTTACTGGACGCTCGAATATTTTGTGGCTTAAGTTTATTGAATCTTTTTTTGTCGGCTTTTACCATTTCTTGTTCAATAAATACGATATTTTACGTTCCAATCAGATATTCGGATCTTGGCTGCCAGTTACTTATTCAATTCTATTCAGTATTCCAGTCATCGTTCGTGGTGGTTATGAATTACACTCTTTTTGGATTAGATCATATTCATCATCTATCAGGCATCATCTTTCTTTTCTTCTTTCAAATTTTGTTTATTCCCATGCTTCTTGCATTGAACTTACGTCAATAGCCGATATCCGCTATGTAAGACGTTTCTTCCGGCCCACCGCTCCGTTACTTTATCGACCTAATTGGGTAGACACTGATGTTTTTTGCCCCCAACATTTGCCTAAAAGGTACTCTTTTATTACTATTGGTCGACTAACTCCTCAAAAGAATCATTACCAAATACTTGATTCTATAGCCTCCTTAAATTTTGACTTTAGTTCTTCCGGACCTATTCTTTTTATCGGTTCTGGTTTTTTAAAAAAAGATTTACAAGCTTATGCCGATTCTCTCTCTATTCCCTTAGTAATTATTGATTGTGTTCCAAACTCTGATCTTGCACAATATCTATCTTCTTCATTATTTTATCTTCATTTTAGTCTGTTTGAAGGGCATCCAAAATCCTTGCTAGAAGCAATGTCAACTTCTATTCCTTGTATATGCCTCTCTTCTAATCGTGTTCATGATCTCGTCAGACATAATTCCACTGGTTTTATATGTCGACTTAGCGATTTTTCTTCTTTGGTAAATATTATCTCAGATCGTAGTGATTTGATTTCATCTGTTGGTTCTAATGCACGATCTTTTGTGGTATCCAATTTTTCACTTTCTACTAGAATTGACACTCTTCATTCTGATATTAAATTTTTCTCGACCTTTTGTTGATTATTGCTTGTTATAAAAAGGCTTTTTCGCCGCCTATTTTTTTCACCATACTTCTATTGTTTGCTTTTCCTTCAATTTCTAAGCTTTGATTGCGCTTCTATCTTGATTTTTGCCGACTTGCAATCATGAGACTACTTATTTTCCTATGTTTTAGAAATTGTACGTTTTCTTCTTGCTTTTCTGCTTTTGTTTGTTTGCCTATTGAAGGCTCGGTTGCTATTTCTTATTTCTCTTTTTTGTTTCCTTTCGCTTGCGTTCGTCATTGATCTCTTTAATCCATCGTTCCATTTATCCTCTAATTGCTATTTATCTTTGCTGATATTCTCTATCCCTGTCTGTTCAGATTTTCTCAACTCCTGCGACACTGCTCTTTGCTCTTCTCTTCTATGATAATATTCATACATAGTTTTTTGTTCATCGGAGATGCCATCA
This genomic window from Synechococcus sp. MIT S9220 contains:
- a CDS encoding glycosyltransferase, giving the protein MSLSAWERLGLLERELKPYFLLSQRGAHTTIFSYSSYDCEFEFASQYQVKLVTLCPLTGRSNILWLKFIESFFVGFYHFLFNKYDILRSNQIFGSWLPVTYSILFSIPVIVRGGYELHSFWIRSYSSSIRHHLSFLLSNFVYSHASCIELTSIADIRYVRRFFRPTAPLLYRPNWVDTDVFCPQHLPKRYSFITIGRLTPQKNHYQILDSIASLNFDFSSSGPILFIGSGFLKKDLQAYADSLSIPLVIIDCVPNSDLAQYLSSSLFYLHFSLFEGHPKSLLEAMSTSIPCICLSSNRVHDLVRHNSTGFICRLSDFSSLVNIISDRSDLISSVGSNARSFVVSNFSLSTRIDTLHSDIKFFSTFC